A genomic region of Pelodiscus sinensis isolate JC-2024 chromosome 19, ASM4963464v1, whole genome shotgun sequence contains the following coding sequences:
- the SMIM7 gene encoding small integral membrane protein 7, with translation MLGDLLLCGTLLMNAGAVLNFRLKKKDTQGFGEESREPNTGDNIREFLLSLRYFRIFIALWNIFMMFCMIVLFGS, from the exons ATGCTCGGGGACCTGCTGCTGTGCGG GACGCTGCTGATGAACGCCGGAGCCGTGTTGAACTTCCGGCT gaagaagaaagacactcagGGCTTCGGTGAAGAATCTAGGGAGCCAAATACCG GTGACAATATCAGGGAGTTTTTGTTGAGTCTCAGGTACTTTCGAATTTTCATTGCCTTGTGGAATATCTTCATGATGTTTTGCATGATTGT GTTATTTGGATCTTGA